The Saccharopolyspora gloriosae genome window below encodes:
- the mraY gene encoding phospho-N-acetylmuramoyl-pentapeptide-transferase translates to MKSILVAAAVALVVSILFTPYLIRIFSKQGFGQEIREEVQKSHAAKRGTPTMGGMAILVAMWVGYLVTHLTVAEEGPSVSGLLVLGLTTALGIVGFLDDFIKIRKQRNLGLNKTAKLVGQLVAAVLFAILAMRFPDNNGITPASEHLSFIRDITVVSFGTIGFVIFAYVAISGWSNAVNFTDGMDGLAGGTAAMVLATYVLISFWQLRYDCTGGSGTGPACYTVRDPLDIAVVAAAAMAACIGFLWWNAAPAKIFMGDTGSLALGGLVAGLSMVTRTELLMIIIGGLFVVEALSVVLQIVVFRSTRRRLFRMAPFHHHFELAGWAETTVIIRFWVLAGISCLFGVGLFYADWLSLVDV, encoded by the coding sequence GTGAAGAGCATCCTCGTCGCCGCAGCGGTGGCGCTGGTCGTCTCCATCCTGTTCACCCCGTACTTGATCCGGATCTTCTCCAAGCAGGGCTTCGGCCAGGAGATCCGCGAAGAAGTGCAGAAGTCCCACGCCGCCAAGCGCGGCACGCCCACGATGGGCGGCATGGCGATCCTCGTCGCCATGTGGGTCGGGTACCTGGTCACCCACCTCACCGTCGCCGAAGAGGGCCCCTCCGTCTCCGGCCTGCTGGTGCTCGGGCTGACCACCGCGCTGGGCATCGTCGGGTTCCTCGACGACTTCATCAAGATCCGCAAGCAGCGCAACCTCGGCCTGAACAAGACCGCGAAGCTCGTCGGCCAGCTGGTCGCGGCGGTGCTGTTCGCGATCCTGGCGATGCGGTTCCCGGACAACAACGGGATCACGCCCGCCTCCGAGCACCTGTCGTTCATCCGCGACATCACCGTCGTGTCCTTCGGCACGATCGGGTTCGTGATCTTCGCGTACGTGGCGATCAGCGGCTGGTCCAACGCCGTCAACTTCACCGACGGAATGGACGGGCTCGCCGGCGGCACCGCCGCGATGGTGCTGGCCACCTACGTGCTCATCTCGTTCTGGCAGCTGCGCTACGACTGCACGGGCGGCAGCGGCACCGGCCCGGCCTGCTACACGGTGCGGGACCCGCTGGACATCGCGGTGGTAGCCGCCGCGGCGATGGCCGCGTGCATCGGATTCCTGTGGTGGAACGCGGCACCCGCGAAGATCTTCATGGGCGACACCGGGTCGCTGGCGCTGGGCGGCCTCGTCGCCGGGCTGAGCATGGTGACCCGCACCGAACTGCTCATGATCATCATCGGTGGGCTGTTCGTCGTCGAGGCGCTGTCGGTCGTGCTGCAGATCGTCGTGTTCCGCAGCACCCGGCGCAGGCTGTTCCGGATGGCGCCGTTCCACCACCACTTCGAGCTCGCCGGGTGGGCGGAAACCACGGTGATCATCAGATTCTGGGTGCTGGCGGGCATCAGCTGC
- a CDS encoding UDP-N-acetylmuramoyl-tripeptide--D-alanyl-D-alanine ligase, with the protein MIRLSLADIAEAVGGRLHHADGTEIVTGSVEFDSRQVRPGGLFVAVPGERVDGHDFAARAVADGAAGVLAAREVSTADEPIPTVIVPELPEHHPNRVMALAGDTDGSGAAVLAGLARLARAVVDRLPDLTVVGVTGSSGKTSTKDLIAQVLAPAGETVAPPGSFNNELGHPWTALRADDTTRHLVLELSARGVGHIAALCEVAPPRIGAVLNVGSAHLGEFGSQEAVAQAKGELVEALPAAADGGVAVLNADDPLVAAMAERTAARVVLVGQSPAADVRAEDIDLDEQARASFTLATPAGSARVRLPLHGEHHIGNALTAAAIAMELGASVEEAADRLGGVRRVSARRMEVTETSGGVTVINDAYNANPESVRAALKTLASMTRGKPGRAWAVLGVMGELGDAEVAAHDEIGRLAVRLNIDRLVVVGEQARAMHQGASLEGSWGEESVQVPDVDAAVALLRAELRPGDVVLAKASKVAALWRVAEQLTEQVTENTATEQAGGHP; encoded by the coding sequence GTGATCCGGCTCAGCCTGGCTGACATCGCGGAAGCGGTCGGCGGCAGGCTCCACCACGCGGACGGGACCGAGATCGTCACCGGTTCCGTGGAGTTCGACTCCCGGCAGGTCCGCCCCGGCGGGCTGTTCGTGGCCGTCCCGGGCGAACGCGTCGACGGGCACGACTTCGCCGCCCGCGCCGTCGCAGACGGAGCCGCCGGCGTGCTCGCCGCGCGTGAAGTGTCCACAGCGGACGAACCGATCCCGACGGTGATCGTTCCGGAGCTGCCCGAACACCACCCGAACCGCGTGATGGCGCTCGCCGGGGACACCGACGGCAGCGGTGCCGCCGTGCTCGCCGGACTCGCGCGCCTCGCCCGCGCCGTGGTGGACCGACTGCCCGACCTCACCGTCGTCGGAGTGACCGGCTCGTCCGGCAAGACCTCGACCAAGGACCTCATCGCGCAGGTGCTCGCCCCCGCCGGCGAGACGGTGGCGCCGCCCGGCTCGTTCAACAACGAACTCGGCCACCCGTGGACCGCGCTGCGCGCCGACGACACCACCCGGCACCTCGTGCTGGAGCTCTCGGCGCGCGGAGTCGGCCACATCGCGGCGCTGTGCGAGGTCGCGCCGCCGCGCATCGGCGCCGTGCTCAACGTCGGCAGCGCCCACCTCGGCGAGTTCGGCTCGCAGGAAGCGGTCGCGCAGGCCAAGGGCGAGCTCGTCGAAGCGCTGCCCGCCGCGGCCGACGGCGGAGTCGCGGTGCTCAACGCCGACGATCCGCTGGTCGCCGCCATGGCCGAGCGGACCGCCGCGCGCGTCGTGCTCGTCGGGCAGAGCCCCGCCGCCGACGTGCGCGCCGAGGACATCGACCTCGACGAGCAGGCGCGGGCCTCGTTCACGCTGGCCACCCCCGCCGGTTCCGCGCGGGTGCGGCTGCCGCTGCACGGCGAGCACCACATCGGCAACGCGCTCACCGCCGCCGCCATCGCGATGGAACTCGGCGCGAGCGTCGAGGAAGCCGCCGACCGGCTCGGCGGCGTGCGGCGGGTCTCGGCCCGGCGCATGGAGGTCACCGAGACCTCCGGCGGCGTCACCGTCATCAACGACGCCTACAACGCCAACCCGGAATCGGTGCGCGCGGCGCTGAAAACGCTCGCCTCGATGACCAGGGGCAAACCGGGCCGCGCCTGGGCGGTGCTCGGAGTCATGGGCGAACTCGGCGACGCCGAGGTCGCCGCGCACGACGAGATCGGGCGGCTCGCCGTCCGGCTCAACATCGACCGCCTCGTGGTGGTCGGTGAGCAGGCGCGCGCGATGCACCAAGGTGCGTCGCTGGAAGGGTCGTGGGGAGAGGAGTCGGTCCAGGTGCCGGATGTCGATGCCGCCGTCGCGCTGCTGCGCGCCGAGCTGCGTCCCGGTGACGTCGTGCTCGCCAAGGCGTCCAAAGTCGCCGCGCTCTGGCGCGTCGCGGAACAGCTGACCGAGCAGGTCACCGAGAACACCGCCACCGAACAAGCCGGGGGTCACCCGTGA
- a CDS encoding UDP-N-acetylmuramoyl-L-alanyl-D-glutamate--2,6-diaminopimelate ligase, which translates to MTRQVVPVALRDVPSAVATAPPRPAQVEPVQIHELAETIGARVINVPGHNPGDGLVTGATLRAQQVRAGDLFAALPGTRVHGADFAADALTAGATAVLTDQAGVDRVALLDHPRVVAGEVTLLVHEDPRGVLGSAAARIYGDPSQRLTILGVTGTSGKTTTSYLLESALRAAGHTTGLVGTVETRIAGERLDSAFTTPEAPDLQALLAVMVEHGVTHVPMEVSSHALALGRVGGTRFAVGAFTNLSQDHLDFHRDLDDYFQAKALLFDGRSEHEVVCVDGGWGQRLVTDDTITVSTTGDASWTATDVEAFPTGEQRFRAHGPDGTLDVRLRLPGPFNIANALLAAGVLTAAGVPAAAIEQGLAEVDVPGRMERVALGQDFTAVVDYSHKPGAVAAVLDAARAQVTGAHVGGRVLVVLGCGGDRDVAKRPLMGEAAARRSDLLVVTDDNPRSEEPADIRAAMLGGALDVPEGERGEVLEVGDRREAIAEAVHRARVGDVVVIAGKGHETGQDVAGVVHPFSDRDEVAAALRRRLDTGSARLGEGSGGTQSSGEPTYPAGGRGSNEEAR; encoded by the coding sequence ATGACCCGTCAGGTGGTACCGGTAGCCTTGCGCGACGTGCCTTCCGCGGTCGCGACAGCCCCGCCTCGACCCGCTCAGGTCGAGCCGGTGCAGATCCACGAACTCGCCGAGACTATCGGCGCACGGGTCATCAACGTGCCTGGTCACAACCCTGGTGATGGGTTGGTGACCGGAGCGACGTTGCGAGCTCAGCAAGTCCGGGCCGGTGATCTGTTCGCCGCGCTGCCCGGAACCAGGGTGCACGGTGCCGACTTCGCCGCCGACGCGCTCACCGCCGGTGCCACCGCGGTGCTCACCGACCAGGCCGGTGTGGACCGCGTCGCCCTGCTGGACCACCCGCGGGTGGTCGCCGGTGAGGTCACGCTGCTGGTGCACGAAGACCCGCGCGGCGTGCTCGGCTCCGCCGCCGCCCGCATCTACGGCGACCCCTCGCAGCGGCTCACCATCCTCGGCGTCACCGGCACGTCCGGGAAGACGACCACGAGCTACCTGCTGGAGTCCGCGCTGCGCGCCGCCGGTCACACCACCGGCCTCGTCGGCACCGTGGAGACCCGCATCGCGGGCGAACGCCTCGACAGCGCGTTCACCACGCCCGAAGCTCCCGACCTGCAGGCGCTGCTGGCGGTGATGGTCGAACACGGCGTGACGCACGTGCCGATGGAGGTCTCCAGCCACGCGCTCGCGCTGGGCCGCGTCGGCGGCACCCGGTTCGCGGTCGGCGCGTTCACCAACCTCTCCCAGGACCACCTGGACTTCCACCGCGACCTCGACGACTACTTCCAGGCGAAGGCGCTGCTGTTCGACGGCCGCTCCGAGCACGAAGTGGTGTGCGTCGACGGCGGCTGGGGGCAGCGGCTCGTCACCGACGACACGATCACCGTGTCCACCACCGGCGACGCCTCCTGGACCGCGACCGACGTCGAAGCGTTCCCCACCGGGGAGCAGCGCTTCCGCGCGCACGGGCCGGACGGGACGCTGGACGTGCGGCTGCGGCTGCCGGGGCCGTTCAACATCGCCAACGCACTGCTGGCCGCCGGGGTGCTCACCGCGGCGGGCGTGCCCGCGGCGGCGATCGAGCAGGGCCTCGCCGAAGTGGACGTGCCCGGCCGGATGGAACGGGTCGCGCTCGGGCAGGACTTCACCGCCGTGGTGGACTACTCGCACAAACCCGGTGCCGTCGCCGCCGTGCTCGACGCGGCGCGCGCGCAGGTCACCGGGGCGCACGTCGGCGGCCGGGTGCTCGTGGTGCTCGGCTGCGGCGGCGACCGGGACGTCGCGAAGCGGCCCCTGATGGGGGAAGCCGCGGCCCGCCGGTCCGACCTGCTCGTCGTCACCGACGACAACCCGCGCAGCGAGGAACCCGCCGACATCCGCGCCGCCATGCTCGGCGGAGCGCTCGACGTGCCGGAGGGCGAACGCGGTGAGGTGCTCGAAGTCGGCGATCGCAGGGAGGCCATCGCCGAGGCCGTGCACCGGGCCCGCGTCGGAGACGTCGTCGTGATCGCGGGCAAGGGCCACGAAACCGGACAGGACGTCGCCGGCGTGGTGCACCCCTTCTCCGACCGGGACGAGGTGGCGGCGGCGCTGCGGCGCAGGCTCGACACCGGCAGCGCCCGGCTCGGCGAAGGCAGCGGGGGAACGCAGAGCTCGGGGGAGCCGACCTACCCGGCCGGTGGCCGGGGCAGCAACGAGGAGGCAAGGTGA